Genomic segment of Longimicrobium sp.:
ACGGCGGCACCACCTGGCGGTCGATGAGCGACCGGCACTTCGGCAGCTCGAGCGTGGGCGCCGTCGGCGTCTGCGAGGCCAACCCCGACGTCGTCTACGTCGGGATGGGCGAGGTGCAGCTGCGCGGCAACATCATGCAGGGCGACGGGCTCTGGAAGACCACCGACGGCGGGCGCACCTGGACCCACGTGGGCCTCGGCGACACCCACGCCATCGGCCGCGTGCGCGTGCACCCCACCGACTGCGACCGCGTGTGGGTGGCCGCGCTCGGGCACCCGTACGGGCCCAACGAGGAGCGCGGCGTCTTCCGGAGCACCGACGGAGGGAAGACCTGGCGCCGCACCCTCTTCCGCGACGCCCGCACCGGCGCCGTGGACCTGGTGCTCACCCCCGGCGCGCCGGACACGATGTTCGCCACCCTCTGGGAAGTCCACCGCACCCCGTGGTCGCTCTCCAGCGGCGGCCCCGGCAGCGGCCTCTTCCGCTCGACGGACGGCGGCGAGACCTGGACCGAGCTCACCCGGAGCGAGGGGCTCCCCCGCGGCGTCCTGGGCAAGATCGGCGTCACCGTCTCCGGCGCCGACCCGCGGCGCGTGTGGGCCATCGTCGAGGCCGACAGCGGCGGCGTCTTCCGCTCCGACGACGGCGGCGGCACCTGGCGGCGGCTGAACGACGAGCGCAAGCTGCGCCAGCGCGCCTTCTACTACACGCGCATCTACGCCGACCCGAAGGACACCGCCACCGTCTACGTCCTGAACGTGGGCTTCTGGAAGTCCACCGACGGCGGCCGCACCTTCCCCCGCCAGATCCGCGTCCCCCACGGCGACAACCACGACCTCTGGATCGCCGCGGACGACCCGAAGCGCATGGTGGAGGGGAACGACGGCGGCGCCAACGTCTCCTGGAACGGCGGCGAGAGCTGGACCGAGCAGGACTACCCCACCGCGCAGATGTACCACGTCGTCACCACGAGCCACTTCCCCTACCACGTCTGCGGCGCGCAGCAGGACAACTCCACCGCCTGCGTCCCCAGCAACGGCAACGGGCGCGAGTGGTACGCCGTGGGCGGCGGCGAGAGCGGCTACATCGCCCCGCGCGCCGACGACCCCAACGTCTTCTACGCCGGCAGCTACGGCGGCCTGCTCACCCGCTTCGACCGGGCCACCGGCGCGCGGCGCAACATCAACGTGTGGCCCGAGAACCCGATGGGGCACTCGTCGCGCGACATCCGCGAGCGCTTCCAGTGGACCTTCCCCATCGTCACCGCCCCGCGCAACCCGCGCGCGCTCTACGTGGGCTCGCAGCACCTCTGGAGGAGCGACAACGAGGGGCAGAGCTGGCGGCGCATCTCGCCGGACCTCACCCGCGGCGACCCCGAGACGCTGGGCCCCTCCGGCGGCCCCATCACCCTCGACCAGACGGGGGTGGAGACGTACGGCACCCTCTTCAGCATCGCCCCCTCGCCGCTCGACTCGCTGCTGATCTGGACCGGCTCCGACGACGGCTACGTGCAGGTCACCCGCGACGGCGGGCGCACCTGGACCAACGTCACCCCGCCGGAGCTGCGCGAGAAGGGCTTCGCGCGCATCTCGCTGGTCGAGGCCTCGCCGCACCGGCCGGGGAGCGCGTACGTGGCCGCCAACCGCTACCAGCAGGACGACCTGGCCCCGTACGCCTACCGCACCGACGACTTCGGGCAGACGTGGACGAAGATCGTGGGCGGGATCGGCGCGCGCGACTACCTGCGCGCCGTCCGCGAGGACATCCGCCGGCCGCGGCTCCTGTACGCCGGCACCGAGCACAACTTCTACGTCTCGTGGGACGACGGCGCGCACTGGCAGCCGCTGCGCCTCAACCTCCCCGACACGCAGGTCCCCGACATCGCCGTCGAGGACGAGGACGTGGTGATCGCCACGCACGGCCGCTCGTTCTACGTGCTGGACGACATCGCCCCGCTGCGCCAGATGACGCCGGAGATCGCCCGCGCCGACGTGCACCTCTTCCGCCCCTCCGACGCCGTGCGCGCCGTCGACCAGGGCGTCGTCGTCTACTACACGCTGGCGAAGACGCCGCGGCGCGTGACGCTCGAGTTCCTGGACGCGCGCGGCACTGTGATCCGCACCTTCACCGGCACCCCGGCCGACAGCGCGCGCCGCGCCGCCGGCGGAGAGGGCGGGGGAGGGGGCGGCGGGGGCGAAGAGGCCGAGGAGGAGCGCGGCCCCGTCCCCCGCGAGCCGAAGCCCACCACGCGGGTGGGGCTCAACCGCTTCGTGTGGGACCTGCGCCACCCCGGCCCCGAGGCGTTCCCCGGCATCGTGCTGTGGGCGGCGCGGCTCACCGGCCCGCGCGCGCTCCCCGGCGCCTACCGCGTGCGGCTCACGGTGGACGGGCAGACGCGCACCGAGGGCTTCCGCGTGGTCCCCGACCCGCGGCTGCGGGGGAACGTGGAGCAGGGCCTGGCGGCGCAGTTCGCGCTGGCCATGCGCGTGCGCGACCGCGTGAGCGACGCCAACCGCGGCGTGCTGCTGGTGCGCGGCATCCGCCAGCAGGTGGACTCGGTGCTCAAGCGCACGCAGGACCCGGCCGTGCGCGCCGCCGCCGACTCGCTGAAGGCGAAGCTCGCGGTGGTGGAGGACTCGCTCTACAACCCGCGGCTGCAGAGCAACCAGGACCCGCTCAACTACCCGATCCGGCTGAACAACAAGCTGGCCGCCCTCTCGGGGGTGATCGAGAGCGCCGAGGGCGAGCCCACCGAGCAGAGCGTGGCCGTGTTCGAAGAGCTCTCGCGCCGCCTGGACGCGCAGCTCGCCGCGCTCGACGCCATCGTGAAGACCGACCTCCCGCGCTTCAACGAGCTGCTCCGCGCCCGCCGCCTGCCGCCCGTCCGCCCCGAGCCCCTCCGGCCGCGCGAGGAGGACAGCGCCAACCGCAGCGGCGACTTCGAGGAAGAGGAGGAAGAAGGCGAGGAGGGCGTGAAGGACTGGTGATGCCGCCCGGGCTGTCCTGTAATCTCACACAGAGGGCACAGAGGACACGGAGAACTTCAATCAGTTCCGCTGTTCCTCTGTGTTCTCTGTGTCCTCTGTGTGAGCCATGCTGTTATGGAAATCTGCCACACGTAAACGTAGCAGCAGAAAAAGAGTTTGTAGGGAATTTCAGTATTTTGCGCCCTCTCCACTTTGCCCGTGCTCGGTGCGATCTGCCGCGTGATTGCTGGGCAAAACGAGCAAACGGATGACTTTTGGCGCAGACGAGAGGGTTGACCGCACGCCGGGTGCTCGTATAATCCTCGCCCCTTGTACGGGCAGAAGGACCCATACAACGGAGGTGGATACTGAGTACGACGAGCGTTTACGCGCCCGGCGGCACCCCGCGTCCGGGCCTCCGCCGCCCCGCAGTGCTGGCGCTCTGCGCGCTGGTGGCGGGCGCCACGCCCGCCGGCACGCAGGAGGGCAGTCCCCAGAAGCTGCTGGGCGTGCGCGCCGACAGCGCCCGCGAGGCCGGGCTGAAGGACGCGCCGGTCGGCTCCCGCGGCTTCTGGGCGCGGCTGCGCGACGAGGCGCGGCGCTTCCGCGAGCTGAACGGCGGCCCCTTCGCCTTCGCCATGCGCTACCGCATCTCGCCCGACCTGGCGCGCGAGATCCACGCGGCCGCGCGCGAAGAGGGGATCGATCCCGAGCTGGCCTTCCGGCTGGTGCGCGTGGAGAGCGGCTTCAACCCGCGCGCGCGCAGCTACGCCGGCGCGCTGGGGCTCACCCAGCTCATGCCCCACACCGCGCGCTGGCTGGACCGGCGCATGACCACGCGCGAGGCGATCCTGGAGCCCGGGCGCAACCTGCGCGTGGGCTTCCGCTACCTGCGGGGGCTCATCGCCAAGTACGACGGCGACCTGCGGCTGGCCCTGCTCGCCTACAACCGCGGCGACGGCGCCGTGGACCGCGACCTGCGCCGCGGCCGCAACCCCGAGAACGGCTACACCCGCGCCGTCCTGGGCTCCGGCGCCGACCGCTACCGCGGCTCCGGCCTCGCCGAGCGCTGACGGCCTCGACACCTCAACGCGACGAGCCGGCGCCACCCGATGGGCGGCGCCGGCTCGTTCGCGTGCGGGCTGCTCAGTCGTTCAGGTCGCCGCAGGCGATGATGGTGCCCAGGTTCGTGGGCGAGGCGTGCACGTTCACGATGTAGTTCTTGGCCTCGTTCAGCGACACGGGCACGTGCGCCTCGGCGGTGGCGTTCCCGCCGCCGCCCACGCTGAGCGGGGGGTACGCCGAGGGGGTGCCCACGATCGGCGGGTTGGTGTCGCCGCACCGGCCCTCGTGGATGTGCCACGGGTGCACGCCGCCCGCGGTGCCGCCCCGGATGGTGATGGTGGCGTGCGTGGCGCCGCTCATGTCCATCGCCGACGCGGTGCCCGACACCCCCGAGCCGCCCACCGCGTTCAGGGTGGCGTTGAAGCGCTCGGCCTGGCCGGGCCGCTCCACGTCCACGTCCACCCGGCCGCTCCCCGGGTCCGTCTCCACCTTCGGCGTCTGCGAGCAGGCCCCCACGGCCAGCAGCGCCGCCGCGGCTGCGTAAACGATCCTCATGCGTACCTCCTTGCCAGCATGTACGGTCTGGCCCGCCTCCCCGTGCGGGCGCCGCAGGGCCGCTGCATGTCCCGCGCCGTCCGTCCACGTCCCGCAGAGCGCCGCGAGCCCCGTGCGACGCTCAGCGCCGCTTGCCCCTCTTCGCCCTCCGCTTCCGCCGCCGCTGCTCCGGCCTGCGCGCGGGGATGCGCTTGCGCGCCAGGTCCATCAGCGCGAGCGCCCACGCCGCCAGCACCGGGTCGC
This window contains:
- a CDS encoding lytic transglycosylase domain-containing protein — encoded protein: MLALCALVAGATPAGTQEGSPQKLLGVRADSAREAGLKDAPVGSRGFWARLRDEARRFRELNGGPFAFAMRYRISPDLAREIHAAAREEGIDPELAFRLVRVESGFNPRARSYAGALGLTQLMPHTARWLDRRMTTREAILEPGRNLRVGFRYLRGLIAKYDGDLRLALLAYNRGDGAVDRDLRRGRNPENGYTRAVLGSGADRYRGSGLAER